The following are encoded in a window of Streptomyces sp. SAT1 genomic DNA:
- a CDS encoding LysR family transcriptional regulator: MNDDVELRHLRALDAVAAAGTVTAAAARLHMTQPALSRTIAQLEARVGVRLVDRSSRRLALTSAGTTLLGHGRAILAHLDSALADTRAVSRPLRLGYTCAVLGQQTVPLLRSWRRAHPHVPLDVVRQDNSTAGLATGDTDVAVLRTVPADPRIRTEALYREDRVAALPDDHPLAGRERVRLAELTADPGLPLALWPDAGTASPELWPPERRPAATVEVGNVDEWLNLIATGAAFGLGAAGTAESHGHPGVRFVPVSDAPAATVYLARPAHPTHPRTEEFLAAVRDVVSA, from the coding sequence ATGAACGATGACGTGGAGCTGCGCCATCTGCGGGCCCTGGACGCGGTGGCCGCGGCCGGCACCGTCACGGCCGCCGCGGCCCGGCTGCACATGACGCAGCCCGCGCTGTCCCGGACGATCGCCCAGCTGGAGGCGCGGGTCGGCGTCCGGCTGGTGGACCGTTCCTCGCGGCGTCTGGCGCTGACCTCGGCCGGGACGACGCTGCTCGGGCACGGGCGGGCGATCCTCGCGCACCTGGACTCCGCGCTCGCCGACACCCGGGCCGTCTCGCGGCCGCTGCGCCTCGGGTACACCTGCGCGGTGCTCGGGCAGCAGACCGTGCCGCTGCTGCGCTCCTGGCGGCGGGCCCATCCGCATGTGCCGCTCGACGTGGTCCGGCAGGACAACAGCACCGCGGGCCTGGCCACCGGCGACACCGATGTGGCGGTGCTGCGCACCGTTCCCGCCGATCCGCGCATCCGCACCGAGGCCCTCTACCGGGAGGACCGGGTCGCCGCGCTCCCCGACGACCATCCCCTCGCGGGCCGGGAGCGGGTGCGGCTGGCCGAGCTGACCGCGGACCCGGGCCTCCCGCTGGCGCTGTGGCCCGACGCCGGCACCGCCTCGCCGGAACTGTGGCCGCCGGAGCGGCGTCCGGCGGCCACGGTCGAGGTGGGCAACGTGGACGAGTGGCTGAACCTGATCGCCACCGGCGCCGCGTTCGGGCTCGGCGCGGCGGGCACGGCCGAGAGCCACGGCCATCCGGGGGTGCGCTTCGTCCCGGTCTCCGACGCGCCCGCCGCCACGGTCTATCTGGCCCGCCCCGCCCATCCGACCCACCCGCGCACGGAGGAGTTCCTGGCGGCGGTCCGGGACGTGGTGAGCGCCTGA
- a CDS encoding phosphoribosylaminoimidazolesuccinocarboxamide synthase: MSGFVEKPEPIQVPGLVHLHTGKVRDLYQNEAGDLVMVASDRMSAYDWVLPTEIPDKGRILTRLSLWWFDRLADLVPHHVISSDVPEGAPADWAGRTLVCKSLRMVPVECVARGYLTGSGLAEYNASRTVCGLALPEGLVDGSELPAPIFTPATKAEVGEHDENVSYEEVARQVGAETAAQLRQTTLAVYGRARDIARERGILLADTKFEFGFEGETLVLADEVLTPDSSRFWPADQWQPGRAQPSYDKQFVRDWLTSAESGWDRTGEQPPPPLPAAVVEATRGKYVEAYERLTGTSWS; the protein is encoded by the coding sequence GTGTCCGGATTCGTCGAAAAGCCCGAGCCGATCCAGGTTCCGGGTCTGGTGCATCTGCACACCGGCAAGGTGCGCGACCTGTACCAGAACGAGGCGGGCGACCTCGTGATGGTCGCCAGCGACCGCATGTCCGCCTACGACTGGGTGCTGCCCACCGAGATCCCCGACAAGGGGCGCATTCTCACGAGGCTCTCCCTGTGGTGGTTCGACCGGCTCGCCGACCTCGTCCCCCACCACGTCATCAGCTCCGACGTCCCCGAGGGCGCCCCCGCCGACTGGGCCGGGCGCACGCTCGTCTGCAAGTCGCTGCGGATGGTCCCGGTGGAGTGCGTGGCCCGCGGCTACCTCACCGGCTCGGGCCTGGCCGAGTACAACGCCTCCCGCACGGTGTGCGGCCTCGCCCTCCCCGAGGGCCTCGTCGACGGCTCCGAGCTGCCCGCCCCGATCTTCACCCCGGCCACCAAGGCCGAGGTCGGCGAGCACGACGAGAACGTCTCCTACGAGGAGGTGGCCCGCCAGGTCGGCGCCGAGACGGCCGCCCAGCTGCGCCAGACGACCCTCGCCGTCTACGGCCGGGCCCGGGACATCGCCCGGGAGCGGGGGATCCTCCTCGCCGACACCAAGTTCGAGTTCGGCTTCGAGGGGGAGACGCTGGTCCTCGCGGACGAGGTGCTGACACCGGACTCCTCCCGCTTCTGGCCCGCCGACCAGTGGCAGCCGGGGCGCGCGCAGCCGTCGTACGACAAGCAGTTCGTGCGGGACTGGCTGACCTCCGCGGAGTCCGGCTGGGACCGCACCGGCGAGCAGCCCCCGCCGCCGCTCCCCGCGGCGGTGGTGGAGGCGACCCGGGGCAAGTACGTGGAGGCGTACGAGCGGCTGACCGGTACGAGCTGGTCCTAG
- a CDS encoding short chain dehydrogenase: MRILLVGAGGTLGGAVRRALAERGHEVIGVGRSGGDVKADVTDPEAVARLYASTGRLDAVAVAAGDAVFGPLADLTAEDFAATFRGKALSQIELVRQGTRHIAPTGSFTLVSGILSEEPIASGAAASAVNGAVDAFVRAAAIELAPQRVNAVSPTVVEESLPAYGPFFPGMEAVPVSRVATAYVRSVEGAQTGRVYRVH; this comes from the coding sequence GTGAGGATTCTGCTGGTCGGCGCGGGTGGCACGCTGGGCGGCGCGGTGCGCCGGGCACTCGCGGAGCGCGGGCACGAGGTGATCGGTGTGGGCCGCTCGGGCGGCGACGTGAAGGCGGACGTCACCGACCCCGAGGCGGTGGCCCGGCTCTACGCGAGCACCGGCCGGCTGGACGCGGTGGCGGTCGCGGCGGGCGACGCGGTCTTCGGGCCGCTGGCCGACCTGACCGCCGAGGACTTCGCGGCGACCTTCCGCGGCAAGGCGCTCAGCCAGATCGAACTGGTCCGCCAGGGCACGCGCCACATCGCGCCGACCGGCTCCTTCACGCTGGTCAGCGGCATCCTCTCCGAGGAGCCGATCGCCTCCGGGGCGGCGGCCTCGGCGGTGAACGGCGCCGTCGACGCCTTCGTCCGCGCCGCCGCGATCGAACTCGCCCCCCAGCGCGTCAACGCCGTGAGCCCCACCGTCGTCGAGGAGTCCCTCCCCGCCTACGGTCCCTTCTTCCCCGGCATGGAAGCCGTCCCCGTGTCCCGCGTGGCCACGGCCTACGTACGCTCCGTCGAAGGTGCCCAGACGGGCCGCGTCTACCGCGTCCACTGA
- a CDS encoding recombination directionality factor, translating to MTQSTPGPVGRFHSGRVVEGRPQALDAWRVTTGDAEVAARVAGLLGGRPQPNEGGEGLAHEVLTKTETVRVLLEGPDAVASHMVLWGSKGIVHRCDGLEFLSPEEKKGQPCGCPPLLADRRLAAREGRGPSPSISLTFRIAAEPALGEFRFMSGSWQLAVQLADLADALERVGGPAVCDLTLELVVCTTKAGRSVCYRKPVVTVLGSPGAVAPQSPPPAAEPAPAPAPSPLRRRARPAPESTAPEPTVPPSPEPSRTVSVDAALLRRAAEVLGTDGHEETVTAALSEIVAGRRRTAELVRLREQVGRIAAIAGQALQGRDSSLT from the coding sequence ATGACGCAGAGCACACCCGGCCCGGTCGGTCGCTTTCACTCGGGGCGTGTGGTCGAGGGGCGCCCGCAGGCTCTGGACGCCTGGCGTGTCACGACCGGCGACGCGGAGGTGGCCGCCCGCGTCGCCGGTCTGCTGGGCGGTCGGCCTCAGCCGAACGAAGGGGGAGAAGGACTCGCCCACGAAGTGCTGACGAAGACGGAGACGGTACGCGTACTCCTGGAGGGACCCGACGCGGTGGCGTCCCACATGGTGCTCTGGGGCAGCAAGGGGATCGTCCACCGATGCGACGGCCTGGAGTTCCTGTCGCCGGAGGAGAAGAAGGGCCAGCCGTGCGGCTGCCCTCCGCTGCTTGCGGACAGGAGGCTGGCGGCCAGGGAAGGGCGCGGCCCGTCGCCGTCCATCAGCCTCACCTTCCGGATCGCCGCGGAACCCGCGCTCGGCGAGTTCCGCTTCATGAGCGGCTCGTGGCAGTTGGCCGTGCAGCTCGCCGACCTGGCGGACGCGCTGGAGCGGGTCGGCGGCCCGGCCGTCTGCGACCTCACCCTGGAGCTCGTCGTCTGCACGACCAAGGCGGGGAGGAGTGTCTGCTACCGGAAGCCGGTGGTCACCGTGCTCGGCAGCCCCGGTGCCGTTGCTCCCCAGTCCCCGCCACCGGCTGCCGAGCCCGCGCCTGCCCCCGCGCCCTCTCCGCTCCGCCGCAGGGCCAGGCCGGCCCCCGAGTCCACGGCCCCCGAACCCACCGTCCCGCCCTCGCCCGAGCCGAGCCGCACGGTCAGCGTGGACGCCGCTCTGCTCCGCCGGGCCGCCGAGGTGCTCGGCACCGACGGCCACGAGGAGACCGTCACCGCCGCCCTGTCCGAGATCGTGGCGGGACGGCGGCGGACCGCGGAACTCGTCCGGCTGCGCGAGCAGGTCGGGCGGATCGCCGCCATCGCGGGGCAGGCACTCCAGGGCCGGGATTCGTCACTCACCTGA
- a CDS encoding DUF2637 domain-containing protein, producing the protein MRGGTRSNGAPAATEDAGDAVRTESPGFPGAPESTGVPETAGVPETARAPAGNGIPAGTGIPDHPENMASAAGAASASGAESTEKASGTVRNTPLENLQEITAELPPLRDAARGHRKVRQRRRPSGVRAASHVIAALAAVTASAVSFFGGMVAYDPLRIVAVTRMHGGIASWWPLLVYGPWFVASLSVLRAALHRRRAVHSWCVVLLFSSIAMLLCVIQAPRTVIDMSAAALPGLASLACFQQLVRQITLTRPPRRTAPRHRVHRVPRPDTAETEPAPAARTTPAAAVSPS; encoded by the coding sequence ATGCGGGGCGGCACCCGGTCGAACGGAGCTCCGGCGGCGACGGAGGACGCCGGAGACGCCGTACGAACGGAAAGCCCGGGATTCCCGGGAGCCCCGGAAAGCACGGGAGTACCGGAAACGGCGGGAGTACCGGAAACGGCCAGGGCCCCGGCGGGCAACGGAATTCCGGCCGGTACGGGGATCCCGGACCATCCGGAAAACATGGCGAGTGCGGCGGGCGCGGCGAGTGCGTCCGGTGCGGAAAGCACGGAAAAAGCCTCCGGGACCGTCCGGAACACCCCGTTGGAGAATCTCCAGGAGATCACGGCGGAACTGCCGCCCCTGCGGGACGCCGCGCGCGGCCACCGGAAGGTGCGCCAGCGCAGGCGGCCGAGCGGCGTCCGCGCCGCCAGCCATGTCATCGCGGCCCTCGCTGCGGTGACCGCCTCGGCGGTGAGCTTCTTCGGCGGCATGGTCGCCTACGACCCGCTGCGGATCGTCGCCGTGACCCGGATGCACGGCGGCATCGCCTCCTGGTGGCCGCTGCTGGTCTACGGGCCCTGGTTCGTGGCGTCCCTGTCCGTCCTGCGCGCCGCGCTGCACCGCCGCCGGGCCGTGCACTCCTGGTGCGTGGTGCTGCTCTTCTCGTCCATCGCGATGCTCCTGTGCGTGATCCAGGCGCCCAGGACGGTCATCGACATGTCGGCGGCGGCCCTGCCGGGCCTGGCGTCCCTGGCCTGCTTCCAGCAGCTCGTACGCCAGATCACGCTGACCCGCCCGCCCCGCCGCACGGCGCCGCGCCACCGCGTGCACCGCGTCCCCCGGCCGGACACCGCCGAGACCGAGCCGGCACCCGCCGCCCGCACCACCCCGGCGGCGGCGGTTTCCCCCTCCTGA
- a CDS encoding response regulator transcription factor — MTTHREAGPVRLLLADDEHLIRGALAALLSLEDDLLVVAEAASGPEALAMARAHAPDVAVLDLQMPGADGVKVATSLRTELPGCRVLIVTGHGRPGHLKRALAAGVRGFVPKTVSAQRLAEIIRTVHGGNRYIDPELAADAISAGDSPLTAREAEVLELAADGAPVTEIAERAALSPGTVRNYLSSAVTKLGAENRHAAVRLARERGWV; from the coding sequence ATGACGACGCACCGCGAGGCCGGGCCCGTACGGCTGCTGCTGGCCGACGACGAACACCTCATCCGGGGCGCGCTCGCCGCGCTGCTCTCGCTGGAGGACGACCTGCTGGTGGTCGCGGAGGCGGCGAGCGGCCCCGAGGCACTGGCCATGGCACGGGCGCACGCACCCGATGTCGCCGTGCTGGATCTCCAGATGCCGGGCGCCGACGGTGTGAAGGTCGCCACATCGCTGCGCACGGAACTGCCCGGCTGCCGGGTGCTGATCGTGACCGGCCACGGCCGCCCGGGGCATCTGAAGCGGGCGCTGGCCGCGGGTGTGCGCGGCTTCGTGCCCAAGACGGTCAGCGCCCAGCGGCTCGCCGAGATCATCCGTACCGTCCATGGCGGAAACCGCTACATCGACCCGGAGTTGGCCGCCGACGCGATCTCCGCCGGTGACTCCCCGCTGACCGCGCGGGAGGCGGAGGTGCTGGAACTGGCGGCGGACGGCGCCCCCGTCACGGAGATCGCCGAGCGGGCCGCGCTCTCCCCCGGCACCGTCCGCAACTACCTGTCGTCGGCCGTGACCAAGCTGGGCGCGGAGAACCGGCATGCCGCGGTGCGGCTCGCCCGCGAGCGAGGTTGGGTATAG
- a CDS encoding N,N-dimethylformamidase beta subunit family domain-containing protein yields the protein MGPDRVRRWESGALAHAVTDPFGQGPVPWLRGSETYFDDSGHVVPWYVDPAAPSAPGDGPGGTASRVPAPRPAEVGPRSADDVHRQIKGFASTGAVTPGEAIDFHVTVDPPQEFGVDVYRIGHYGGDGAAKITTSPRLSGIVQPPPLTADRTVSCHHWWLSWRLQIPSYWSIGAYVAVLTTADGYRSHIPFTVRDSHPADLLLLLPDVTWQAYNLYPEDGRTGASLYHAWDEDGRLLGEADAATTVSFDRPYAGAGLPMHVGHAYDFIRWAERYGYDLAYADARDLHAGRVDPTRYRGLVFPGHDEYWSVPMRRTAERAREHGTSLVFLSANTMYWQVELGPSPAGVPDRLLTCRKRKGPGRPVLWREIDRPEQQLIGIQYAGGVPDPHPLIVRNAGHWLWEATGAREGDAIEGLVAGEADRYFPRTPLPHHQRRILLAHSPYTDGEGVPRHQETSLYRAPSGALVFASGTFAWSPALDRPGHVDARVQRATANLLDRICKRD from the coding sequence ATGGGACCGGACCGTGTCCGCCGCTGGGAGTCGGGAGCACTCGCGCACGCCGTCACCGATCCGTTCGGCCAGGGTCCCGTGCCCTGGCTGCGGGGCAGCGAGACGTACTTCGACGACAGCGGCCATGTCGTGCCCTGGTACGTCGACCCGGCCGCGCCGTCCGCCCCCGGCGACGGGCCGGGCGGCACCGCGTCCCGCGTCCCGGCGCCCCGGCCCGCCGAGGTCGGCCCCCGTTCGGCCGACGACGTGCACCGTCAGATCAAGGGCTTCGCCTCCACGGGCGCCGTCACGCCCGGCGAGGCGATCGACTTCCACGTCACCGTGGACCCGCCCCAGGAATTCGGCGTCGACGTCTACCGCATCGGCCACTACGGCGGCGACGGGGCGGCCAAGATCACCACCAGCCCGCGGCTGTCCGGCATCGTCCAGCCGCCGCCGCTCACCGCCGACCGCACCGTGTCCTGCCACCACTGGTGGCTGTCGTGGCGGTTGCAGATCCCCTCGTACTGGAGCATCGGCGCGTACGTCGCGGTACTGACCACCGCCGACGGCTACCGCTCCCACATCCCCTTCACCGTCCGCGACAGCCACCCCGCCGATCTGCTCCTGCTGCTGCCCGACGTCACCTGGCAGGCCTACAACCTCTACCCGGAGGACGGCCGCACCGGCGCCAGCCTCTACCACGCCTGGGACGAGGACGGCCGGCTGCTCGGCGAGGCCGACGCCGCCACCACGGTCTCCTTCGACCGGCCGTACGCGGGCGCGGGCCTGCCGATGCACGTGGGCCACGCCTACGACTTCATCCGCTGGGCCGAGCGCTACGGCTACGACCTCGCCTACGCCGACGCCCGCGACCTGCACGCGGGCCGGGTCGACCCCACCCGCTACCGCGGCCTGGTCTTCCCCGGCCACGACGAGTACTGGTCCGTCCCGATGCGCCGCACCGCCGAACGCGCCCGCGAGCACGGCACGTCCCTGGTCTTCCTCTCCGCCAACACCATGTACTGGCAGGTCGAACTGGGCCCCTCCCCGGCCGGGGTCCCCGACCGCCTGCTGACCTGCCGCAAGCGCAAGGGCCCCGGCCGCCCGGTGCTGTGGCGGGAGATCGACCGGCCCGAGCAGCAGCTGATCGGCATCCAGTACGCGGGCGGTGTCCCCGATCCGCACCCGCTGATCGTGCGCAACGCCGGCCACTGGCTGTGGGAGGCGACCGGCGCCCGGGAGGGCGACGCGATCGAGGGCCTGGTCGCGGGCGAGGCCGACCGCTACTTCCCGCGCACCCCGCTCCCCCACCACCAGCGCCGCATCCTCCTCGCCCACTCCCCGTACACCGACGGCGAGGGCGTCCCGCGCCACCAGGAGACGTCCCTGTACCGGGCGCCGTCCGGTGCCCTGGTCTTCGCGTCCGGGACGTTCGCCTGGTCACCCGCGCTGGACCGCCCCGGCCATGTCGACGCGCGCGTGCAGCGGGCCACGGCCAACCTCCTGGACCGCATCTGCAAGCGTGACTGA
- the purD gene encoding phosphoribosylamine--glycine ligase — protein sequence MKVLVIGGGAREHALCRSLSLDPDVTALHCAPGNAGIAEVAELHQVDALDGAAVAALATRLGADLVVVGPEAPLVAGVADAVREAGVPVFGPSGQAARLEGSKAFAKDVMAGAGVPTARSYVCTTPEETDAALGAFGAPYVVKDDGLAAGKGVVVTDDIEAARSHAAACDRVVVEEFLDGPEVSLFAVTDGVTVLPLQPAQDFKRALDGDAGPNTGGMGAYSPLPWVEPTLVDEVLRTVLQPTVDELRRRGTPFSGLLYAGLAITGRGIRVIEFNARFGDPETQVVLARLRTPLAGVLLAAATGTLGDLEPLRWSDEAAVTVVVASHNYPGTPRTGDPITGLDEVAAEDAPHAYVLHAGTRQEDGAVLSAGGRVLSVTAVGKDLAEARERAYTAVGRIRLDGSQHRTDIAAKAAAGA from the coding sequence GTGAAGGTCCTCGTCATCGGCGGCGGTGCTCGTGAGCACGCCCTGTGCCGTTCCCTGTCCCTCGACCCCGACGTCACCGCGCTGCACTGCGCGCCCGGCAACGCCGGTATCGCCGAGGTCGCCGAGCTGCACCAGGTCGACGCCCTCGACGGCGCGGCCGTCGCAGCGCTGGCCACCCGGCTCGGTGCCGATCTGGTGGTCGTCGGGCCCGAGGCGCCGCTGGTCGCCGGGGTCGCCGACGCCGTGCGCGAGGCGGGCGTCCCGGTCTTCGGGCCGTCCGGTCAGGCCGCGCGGCTGGAGGGCTCCAAGGCGTTCGCCAAGGACGTGATGGCCGGGGCCGGCGTCCCCACGGCCCGGTCCTACGTGTGCACCACGCCCGAGGAGACCGACGCGGCGCTGGGCGCCTTCGGCGCTCCCTATGTCGTCAAGGACGACGGGCTCGCCGCCGGAAAGGGTGTCGTCGTCACCGACGACATCGAGGCGGCCAGGTCCCACGCCGCCGCCTGTGACCGCGTGGTCGTCGAGGAGTTCCTCGACGGCCCCGAGGTCTCCCTCTTCGCCGTCACCGACGGTGTGACGGTGCTCCCGCTCCAGCCCGCCCAGGACTTCAAGCGCGCCCTGGACGGCGACGCGGGCCCGAACACGGGCGGCATGGGCGCGTACTCGCCGCTGCCCTGGGTGGAACCCACCCTGGTGGACGAGGTGCTGCGGACCGTCCTCCAGCCCACCGTCGACGAGCTGCGCCGCCGGGGCACCCCGTTCTCCGGGCTGCTCTACGCGGGGCTCGCGATCACCGGCCGCGGGATCCGGGTGATCGAGTTCAACGCCCGGTTCGGCGACCCGGAGACCCAGGTCGTCCTGGCCCGCCTGCGGACCCCGCTGGCGGGCGTCCTGCTGGCCGCGGCCACCGGGACCCTCGGCGACCTGGAGCCGCTGCGCTGGAGCGACGAGGCGGCCGTGACCGTGGTCGTCGCCTCGCACAACTACCCCGGCACCCCGCGCACCGGCGACCCGATCACGGGTCTCGACGAGGTGGCCGCCGAGGACGCCCCGCACGCCTACGTCCTGCACGCAGGCACCCGGCAGGAGGACGGCGCCGTCCTGAGCGCGGGCGGCCGCGTCCTGTCCGTCACGGCTGTCGGCAAGGACCTCGCCGAGGCGCGCGAACGCGCGTACACGGCGGTCGGCCGCATCCGCCTCGACGGCTCCCAGCATCGCACCGACATCGCCGCCAAGGCGGCGGCGGGCGCCTAG
- a CDS encoding DNA polymerase III subunit gamma and tau yields MSSLALYRRYRPESFAEVIGQEHVTDPLQQALRNNRVNHAYLFSGPRGCGKTTSARILARCLNCENGPTPTPCGECDSCRDLARNGPGSIDVIEIDAASHGGVDDARDLREKAFFGPARSRYKIYIIDEAHMVTSAGFNALLKVVEEPPEHLKFIFATTEPEKVIGTIRSRTHHYPFRLVPPGTLRDYLGEVCGKEAIPVEDGVLPLVVRAGAGSVRDSMSVMDQLLAGAGEAGVTYAMATSLLGYTDGSLLDSVVEAFSSGDGSGAFEVVDRIIEGGNDPRRFVADLLERLRDLVILAAVPDAAEKGLIDAPADVIERMQAQARSFGAAELSRAADLVNEGLTEMRGATSPRLQLELICARVLLPAAYGDERSVMARLDRIERGVHFSTGAGAPAMGYVPGPEAHGGAAAAGAPVPPGGGAAAARAAVRTPGPQGTSPGVPGSQGAPGGAGGADGSPLAAPAAPGGAAVPAGAGEYGQGSAAPAADRPQPQGAPAHEAPQAPAASPQQSPAPAVAPSPEAAPASAPAAAPGAWPTAAPAGAGAGSGAGAGAGAGSGARRPGGWPTAAAPGGGQPAARPGAAPAPAHTPQAASAAPAPQAPAAAAPAPAGGGLDPRQLWPNILEAVKNRRRFTWILLSQNAQVTGFDGTTLQLGFVNAGARDNFAGSGSEDVLRQALAEQFNVQWKVEAVVDPSGGGAPVPQPAGGYGGGGYGGGGGAFPGGGAAPQRTAGSPAGSAAPGSAPAADRPAPARTAAPGPGGSPAASQSARPARPAAPEPAPVAPEDDIPEDDDPDLDESALSGHDLIVRELGATVVDEYPTE; encoded by the coding sequence GTGTCGTCTCTCGCGCTGTACCGCCGCTACCGACCGGAGTCCTTCGCCGAGGTCATCGGGCAGGAGCATGTCACCGACCCGCTGCAGCAGGCGCTGCGGAACAACCGGGTCAATCACGCGTATCTGTTCAGTGGTCCGCGCGGCTGCGGCAAGACGACCAGCGCACGCATCCTCGCCCGCTGCCTGAACTGCGAGAACGGCCCGACGCCCACGCCCTGCGGCGAGTGCGACTCCTGCCGTGACCTGGCGCGCAACGGGCCCGGCTCCATCGACGTCATCGAGATCGACGCCGCGTCGCACGGCGGTGTGGACGACGCCCGTGACCTGCGCGAGAAGGCGTTCTTCGGGCCCGCGCGCAGCCGGTACAAGATCTACATCATCGACGAGGCCCACATGGTCACGTCGGCCGGTTTCAACGCGCTGCTCAAGGTGGTGGAGGAGCCGCCGGAGCATCTGAAGTTCATCTTCGCCACCACGGAGCCCGAGAAGGTCATCGGGACGATCCGTTCGCGGACCCACCACTACCCCTTCCGGCTGGTGCCGCCCGGCACCCTGCGGGACTACCTGGGCGAGGTGTGCGGGAAGGAGGCCATCCCGGTCGAGGACGGGGTGCTTCCGCTGGTCGTGCGGGCCGGTGCCGGATCCGTGCGTGACTCGATGTCCGTCATGGACCAGTTGCTCGCCGGTGCGGGCGAGGCCGGTGTGACGTACGCCATGGCCACCTCGCTCCTCGGGTACACGGACGGTTCACTGCTCGACTCGGTGGTCGAGGCGTTCTCGTCCGGTGACGGCTCCGGTGCCTTCGAGGTCGTCGACCGCATCATCGAGGGCGGCAACGACCCGCGGCGCTTCGTCGCCGACCTGCTGGAGCGGCTGCGGGACCTGGTGATCCTGGCCGCCGTGCCCGACGCGGCCGAGAAGGGTCTCATCGACGCGCCCGCCGACGTGATCGAGCGCATGCAGGCCCAGGCCCGCTCCTTCGGCGCCGCCGAGCTGAGCCGCGCCGCCGACCTGGTCAACGAGGGACTGACGGAGATGCGCGGCGCCACCTCGCCCCGCCTCCAGCTCGAACTGATCTGCGCGCGCGTGCTGCTGCCCGCCGCGTACGGCGACGAGCGGTCCGTGATGGCCCGCCTCGACCGCATCGAGCGCGGCGTGCACTTCAGCACCGGCGCCGGAGCCCCCGCGATGGGGTACGTGCCCGGACCCGAGGCCCACGGCGGAGCCGCCGCGGCCGGTGCCCCGGTGCCGCCCGGCGGCGGTGCGGCGGCGGCCCGCGCGGCGGTGCGGACACCGGGGCCCCAGGGGACGTCGCCCGGTGTGCCGGGGTCCCAGGGAGCGCCCGGTGGCGCCGGAGGGGCGGACGGTTCTCCCCTCGCCGCTCCTGCCGCGCCGGGCGGAGCGGCCGTGCCCGCGGGCGCCGGGGAGTACGGCCAGGGGTCCGCCGCGCCCGCCGCCGACCGCCCTCAGCCCCAGGGAGCGCCCGCGCACGAGGCGCCGCAGGCTCCCGCCGCCTCACCGCAGCAGTCCCCGGCCCCGGCCGTCGCGCCGTCCCCGGAGGCCGCGCCCGCGTCGGCTCCCGCGGCCGCGCCCGGCGCCTGGCCCACGGCGGCGCCCGCCGGAGCGGGTGCGGGATCCGGCGCCGGTGCCGGTGCCGGTGCCGGATCCGGTGCCCGGCGGCCCGGCGGCTGGCCCACGGCCGCGGCACCCGGTGGCGGTCAGCCCGCGGCCCGGCCCGGCGCGGCACCGGCCCCCGCGCACACCCCGCAGGCGGCCTCCGCCGCCCCCGCGCCCCAGGCTCCGGCCGCCGCCGCGCCCGCCCCGGCGGGCGGCGGGCTCGACCCGCGCCAGCTGTGGCCCAACATCCTGGAGGCGGTGAAGAACCGCCGCCGCTTCACCTGGATCCTGCTCAGCCAGAACGCCCAGGTCACCGGGTTCGACGGCACCACCCTCCAACTCGGCTTCGTCAACGCGGGCGCCCGCGACAACTTCGCCGGCAGCGGCAGCGAGGACGTACTGCGGCAGGCGCTGGCCGAGCAGTTCAACGTCCAGTGGAAGGTCGAGGCGGTCGTCGACCCGTCGGGCGGCGGCGCCCCCGTCCCGCAGCCCGCCGGCGGCTACGGAGGCGGCGGGTACGGCGGAGGCGGCGGTGCCTTCCCCGGTGGCGGCGCGGCCCCGCAGCGTACGGCGGGCTCCCCGGCCGGATCCGCGGCTCCCGGGTCCGCCCCGGCCGCGGACCGCCCGGCCCCGGCGCGTACGGCGGCCCCGGGCCCCGGCGGCTCCCCGGCTGCGTCCCAGTCGGCCCGCCCGGCCCGGCCCGCCGCCCCCGAGCCCGCGCCCGTGGCCCCCGAGGACGACATTCCCGAGGACGACGACCCGGACCTCGACGAGTCGGCCCTGTCCGGCCACGACCTGATCGTGCGGGAGCTGGGCGCGACCGTCGTCGACGAGTACCCGACGGAGTAA
- a CDS encoding RNA polymerase sigma factor, producing the protein MSPPVSPPVRDPSGFAEFYRQNFDAVLGFVTRRTDSVHLAADLTADIFLTALERADGYDARRGTPLAWLYGIARNVLAAHFRGSARERRAVSRIAGHRLLDEQDAAAIESRIDADRAARQLAGHHAALSEPLRAVLDLVAVDGLTTREAAQALGIGTATARMRLHRARKALRNATPPSNPSLNALLEAAS; encoded by the coding sequence ATGTCCCCACCTGTATCCCCGCCTGTACGAGACCCCTCCGGGTTCGCCGAGTTCTACCGGCAGAACTTCGACGCGGTCCTCGGCTTCGTCACCCGGCGTACCGACAGCGTGCATCTGGCCGCCGACCTGACCGCCGACATCTTCCTGACCGCGCTGGAACGGGCGGACGGTTACGACGCCCGGCGGGGCACGCCCCTCGCCTGGCTGTACGGCATCGCCCGCAACGTCCTGGCCGCGCACTTCCGCGGCAGCGCCCGGGAGCGGCGCGCCGTCTCCAGGATCGCCGGCCACCGGCTGCTGGACGAGCAGGACGCCGCCGCGATCGAGTCGCGCATCGACGCGGACCGCGCCGCCCGGCAGCTGGCCGGGCACCACGCCGCGCTGTCCGAACCGCTGCGCGCCGTGCTGGACCTGGTGGCCGTCGACGGCCTGACCACCCGGGAGGCCGCCCAGGCCCTGGGCATCGGCACCGCCACCGCCCGGATGCGCCTGCACCGGGCCCGCAAGGCCCTGCGCAACGCCACCCCGCCGTCCAACCCGTCCCTGAACGCCCTCCTGGAGGCCGCCTCGTGA